A genome region from Nitrospira sp. includes the following:
- a CDS encoding citrate synthase translates to MPHDFMPGLAGVPAAKSAISDVDGTRGVLEYRGIRVEELCQQSSFLETSYLLLFGRLPNASELTQWVDDVTHHRRIKFRIVDLLKVMPEHGHPMDALQAAVAALGMFYPGRNVKDVANNYWSAVRLIAKLPTIVAAWARLRRGDEYIPPRDDLPFSENFLYMLTETVPHPLWSEVFDDCLILHAEHTMNASTFAGMVTASTLADPYTVVASSIGALKGPLHGGANEAVVMMLREIGTPSHVDAAVESRLQGKNKLMGFGHRVYKVKDPRATVLQELCMRLFNVCGTSPLYEVAVAVEQLAGERLKDKGIYPNVDFYSGIIYDKMGIETDLFTPLFAMARVSGWLAHWLEQLRENKLYRPDQIYSGEHDRHYVPMERR, encoded by the coding sequence ATGCCGCACGACTTCATGCCGGGATTGGCCGGGGTGCCTGCCGCAAAATCAGCGATCAGCGATGTGGATGGAACACGAGGAGTACTTGAATATCGTGGCATCCGCGTGGAGGAGCTGTGTCAGCAGTCGTCGTTTCTTGAAACCAGCTATCTGCTGCTGTTCGGGCGATTGCCGAACGCATCCGAGCTCACCCAGTGGGTGGACGACGTGACCCACCACCGGCGAATTAAATTTCGCATCGTGGACCTGCTGAAGGTCATGCCAGAACATGGACATCCCATGGATGCATTACAAGCAGCCGTCGCAGCACTCGGCATGTTCTACCCGGGCCGCAATGTGAAAGACGTGGCCAACAACTACTGGTCGGCGGTGCGCCTGATCGCCAAACTCCCCACCATCGTGGCGGCCTGGGCGCGCTTAAGACGTGGGGACGAGTACATCCCACCGCGGGATGATCTGCCGTTTTCCGAGAACTTTCTCTATATGCTGACCGAAACTGTTCCGCATCCGTTGTGGAGTGAAGTCTTCGATGACTGTCTGATTCTGCACGCCGAGCACACCATGAACGCCTCGACCTTTGCCGGCATGGTGACGGCCTCAACCCTAGCCGACCCCTATACGGTGGTGGCCTCCTCAATCGGCGCGTTGAAGGGTCCGCTGCACGGTGGTGCCAACGAAGCCGTCGTCATGATGCTGAGGGAAATCGGCACCCCGTCTCACGTCGATGCGGCGGTGGAAAGCCGACTGCAGGGGAAAAACAAACTCATGGGGTTCGGGCATCGAGTCTACAAGGTCAAGGACCCGCGTGCGACCGTGCTGCAGGAGCTCTGCATGCGGCTGTTTAATGTCTGTGGAACGTCTCCGCTCTATGAAGTGGCGGTGGCGGTGGAGCAACTCGCGGGCGAACGATTGAAGGACAAGGGGATTTACCCGAACGTCGACTTTTACTCAGGCATCATCTACGACAAGATGGGCATCGAGACGGATTTGTTCACGCCGCTGTTCGCGATGGCGAGGGTGAGCGGGTGGCTGGCGCACTGGTTGGAGCAATTGCGGGAGAACAAACTGTATCGGCCGGACCAAATCTACTCCGGGGAGCATGACCGGCACTACGTGCCGATGGAGCGGCGGTAG
- a CDS encoding Hsp20/alpha crystallin family protein, whose amino-acid sequence MTIVRWDPFRELEDMSERLNRMVARPASSTAAGQGKEVMTVADWIPTVDISESEAEYVIKAELPDVKKDAVKVTVEDGVLAIQGERKQETEDKGTKYHRIERSYGRFARSFTLPDSVDESKVKAEYVDGVLRLHLPKSEKAKPKQIDVKIA is encoded by the coding sequence ATGACGATTGTACGATGGGATCCATTCAGGGAGTTGGAAGACATGTCGGAGCGGTTGAATCGCATGGTTGCGCGGCCGGCAAGCAGCACGGCTGCCGGACAAGGAAAAGAAGTCATGACCGTGGCCGACTGGATTCCGACCGTGGACATCAGCGAGAGCGAAGCCGAATATGTCATTAAGGCCGAGCTTCCGGACGTGAAAAAAGACGCGGTGAAGGTCACAGTGGAAGACGGCGTCCTCGCCATTCAAGGCGAGCGGAAGCAAGAAACGGAAGACAAGGGGACGAAGTACCATCGGATCGAACGGTCCTACGGTCGGTTCGCCCGAAGCTTCACGCTTCCTGATTCGGTCGACGAGAGCAAAGTGAAGGCAGAATATGTGGACGGCGTCCTGCGCCTGCATCTCCCGAAATCGGAGAAGGCGAAACCGAAACAGATCGACGTCAAGATCGCGTAA
- a CDS encoding class II fumarate hydratase: MKKASRTTGTTASMTTSTRMERDTMGELPVPSNAYYGVQTARAIENFPISSLRIPRAMIRAMGLIKRAAASVNHSLKLLDKKPADAIVRAATEVVEGRLDAEFPVDIFQTGSGTSTNMNTNEVISNRATELLGGARGSKLVHPNDHVNLGQSSNDVVPTAIHVAASETIQQQLIPALTRLHKALNGKAREFDKIVKIGRTHLQDATPVRLGQEFGGYARQIELGIARMKRAQAALSEVALGGTAVGTGLNCHPKFAGKVMAIISKETGCAFKEAVNHFEGQSAQDSLVEASGELRTLAVSLMKIANDIRWLGSGPRCGLGEINLPETQPGSSIMPGKVNPVIAESVTMVCAQVIGNDVTITVGGQAANFELIVMLPVMAYNLLQSIELLATASTNFAVKCIDGIKANEERCKSLIEESLAMCTALAPVIGYEAAAKLAKDAYKSGKTVRDVAREQNVLPEKRLTQLLDPWRMTQAGGPVGSAGG; this comes from the coding sequence ATGAAGAAAGCTTCGCGCACCACCGGCACCACCGCATCCATGACCACGTCCACACGCATGGAGCGCGACACGATGGGAGAACTGCCGGTTCCCTCCAATGCCTATTATGGGGTCCAGACTGCCCGCGCGATCGAGAACTTCCCGATCAGTTCCCTGCGGATTCCCCGGGCCATGATCCGGGCCATGGGACTCATCAAACGCGCCGCCGCGTCGGTAAATCATTCGTTGAAACTACTCGATAAGAAGCCGGCCGACGCCATCGTTCGCGCCGCCACCGAAGTGGTGGAAGGACGCCTGGATGCCGAATTCCCGGTGGATATCTTCCAAACCGGCTCCGGCACCTCCACCAATATGAATACCAACGAAGTCATCTCGAACCGGGCCACGGAACTGCTCGGCGGCGCCAGAGGCAGCAAACTGGTGCACCCGAACGACCACGTGAACCTGGGCCAATCCAGCAACGACGTGGTCCCCACTGCCATCCATGTCGCGGCCTCGGAGACGATTCAACAGCAACTGATTCCCGCGCTCACGCGGCTGCACAAGGCGCTCAACGGGAAAGCACGCGAGTTCGACAAGATCGTCAAGATCGGACGCACCCATTTGCAGGACGCGACACCGGTTCGGTTGGGTCAGGAATTCGGCGGCTATGCCAGACAAATTGAGCTGGGCATCGCACGCATGAAACGGGCACAGGCGGCGCTCAGCGAAGTGGCCCTCGGCGGGACCGCAGTCGGGACCGGACTCAATTGTCACCCGAAATTCGCGGGTAAAGTCATGGCCATCATTTCGAAAGAAACCGGATGCGCCTTTAAGGAAGCGGTCAACCACTTCGAAGGCCAGTCCGCGCAGGACTCGTTGGTCGAGGCCAGTGGTGAATTGCGCACGCTGGCGGTGAGCCTGATGAAGATCGCCAATGACATTCGCTGGCTCGGATCAGGTCCGCGCTGCGGTCTCGGCGAGATCAACCTTCCGGAAACCCAGCCGGGCTCCTCCATCATGCCGGGCAAGGTCAATCCGGTGATCGCGGAATCCGTGACCATGGTCTGCGCTCAGGTGATCGGCAATGATGTCACAATCACCGTCGGCGGCCAGGCGGCCAATTTCGAATTAATCGTGATGCTGCCGGTCATGGCCTACAACCTCCTGCAGTCCATCGAGTTGCTGGCGACGGCCTCGACGAACTTTGCGGTGAAATGCATCGACGGCATCAAGGCGAACGAGGAACGCTGCAAGAGTCTGATCGAAGAAAGTCTCGCCATGTGCACGGCGCTCGCGCCGGTGATCGGATACGAGGCCGCCGCGAAACTCGCGAAGGATGCCTATAAGTCCGGCAAGACCGTGCGGGACGTGGCTCGCGAACAGAACGTGTTGCCGGAAAAGCGACTCACACAACTCCTCGATCCCTGGCGTATGACCCAGGCCGGCGGGCCGGTCGGAAGTGCGGGCGGGTAG
- a CDS encoding FAD-dependent oxidoreductase yields MSATGSEISGQVVIVVGAGPAGMAVAKKMSDAGHEVIILNRDIKFGGLAEYGIFPSKLKLRGGLKKQYWEMLEQPNVHYFGNVSVGQGKDLTVEDLHGLGASAIAFSIGAQGTKAIGVEGESAKGVFHAKDVVYHFNRLPGFGDRPFDMGKHVAIIGVGDVMVDIAHWLIKYKKVERVTAIARRGPVERKYNPKEIRAVCANMDQDGLVKEFARVKERLAAVGQNADEVLASMTAEFTKCEPTGSPSKMGFRFLASPKRVLVDANNRVRALEMEENKLEPKGEDTAAVGLKQLYEFPVDSVVFAVGDRVDDTVGLPYKNGVYVTNPNKTSNDPDDSLFQAYDDKSGQVVAGVFLAGWARKASEGLVGIAKRDGDWCAEVITRYLATQTSQSRGTIEGVLAKLQTVLKERKSRPVDLEGLKVLDAVEKAHAASPEAIGEFKFASNADMLARIEQGRA; encoded by the coding sequence ATGAGTGCAACCGGTTCTGAGATAAGCGGGCAGGTGGTCATCGTCGTGGGCGCGGGCCCGGCCGGAATGGCCGTCGCCAAGAAGATGTCGGACGCGGGCCATGAGGTCATCATTCTGAATCGCGACATCAAGTTCGGCGGCTTGGCGGAGTACGGGATTTTTCCCAGCAAACTCAAGCTGCGGGGAGGATTGAAGAAACAATATTGGGAAATGCTCGAGCAACCCAATGTCCACTACTTCGGCAATGTCTCGGTCGGGCAGGGGAAAGACCTCACGGTTGAAGACTTGCACGGATTGGGCGCAAGCGCCATAGCGTTCTCCATCGGCGCCCAAGGAACCAAGGCCATCGGAGTCGAGGGAGAATCCGCCAAGGGCGTGTTCCATGCCAAGGACGTGGTCTACCACTTCAACCGGCTCCCGGGCTTCGGCGATCGTCCCTTCGATATGGGAAAACATGTCGCCATCATCGGCGTCGGCGATGTCATGGTGGATATCGCTCACTGGTTGATCAAGTATAAGAAAGTGGAGCGGGTCACGGCGATTGCCCGCCGCGGTCCGGTTGAACGGAAATACAACCCAAAAGAAATTCGAGCGGTCTGTGCCAACATGGATCAGGACGGCCTTGTTAAGGAGTTTGCTCGCGTCAAGGAACGGCTCGCGGCCGTGGGGCAGAATGCCGATGAAGTCCTGGCGAGCATGACCGCCGAATTCACGAAGTGTGAACCGACAGGCAGTCCCTCCAAAATGGGCTTTCGCTTTCTGGCGTCCCCCAAACGCGTGCTGGTCGACGCGAACAATCGCGTCCGCGCACTCGAGATGGAAGAAAATAAACTGGAGCCGAAAGGGGAAGACACGGCTGCCGTTGGACTCAAGCAATTGTATGAGTTCCCGGTCGACAGCGTGGTGTTTGCCGTGGGCGACCGGGTGGACGATACCGTGGGACTGCCCTACAAGAACGGCGTCTACGTCACGAACCCGAATAAGACCAGCAATGATCCGGACGACTCGCTGTTCCAAGCCTATGACGACAAATCAGGGCAGGTGGTGGCAGGCGTGTTCCTCGCCGGCTGGGCCAGGAAAGCCAGCGAAGGGCTGGTGGGAATCGCGAAGCGGGACGGCGACTGGTGCGCGGAAGTGATCACCCGGTACTTGGCGACGCAAACGTCCCAGTCGCGCGGAACGATTGAGGGAGTGCTCGCCAAACTTCAGACGGTGCTGAAGGAACGCAAGAGCCGCCCGGTCGATCTCGAGGGACTCAAAGTATTGGATGCCGTGGAAAAGGCCCATGCCGCCTCGCCCGAGGCGATCGGCGAGTTTAAGTTTGCCTCGAACGCCGACATGTTGGCCCGCATCGAACAGGGACGCGCTTAG
- a CDS encoding NAD(+)/NADH kinase: protein MKSKSIGILTKPKFPEVKTTVQAVVEWLRSRNIDVLLDMTATTLLGEQGGFQKTQLASKADVLLVLGGDGTMLNAARLAGERGIPILGVNMGGLGFLTEVVLENLYPSLERMFANDFVLDERLMLKTHVHRHGETVARGVVLNDVVISKGTLARMIELKIAIQGQFVTNLRGDGLIVSTPTGSTAYSLSAGGPIINPAVPSLILTPVCPHTLTHRPLIVPASAEIEVVLTSKDDGAMATLDGQVGVALTQGDTVEVHASEHMTRLIRFPESSYYEVLREKLKWGDG from the coding sequence ATGAAAAGCAAAAGCATCGGGATTCTGACAAAACCAAAATTTCCGGAAGTCAAAACGACTGTGCAAGCCGTGGTCGAGTGGCTGCGTTCCAGGAACATCGACGTCCTCTTGGATATGACGGCCACGACCCTGCTCGGCGAGCAGGGAGGGTTTCAGAAAACGCAGCTCGCCAGCAAGGCCGATGTCCTGCTCGTGCTGGGAGGCGACGGCACGATGCTCAATGCGGCGCGATTGGCCGGCGAGCGTGGCATTCCGATTCTCGGTGTGAATATGGGGGGGCTGGGTTTCCTGACCGAGGTCGTGCTGGAAAACTTGTATCCGTCGCTTGAGCGGATGTTCGCGAACGACTTTGTGCTCGACGAGCGGCTGATGTTGAAGACCCATGTCCATCGGCACGGTGAAACAGTGGCGCGAGGGGTTGTCTTGAATGATGTGGTCATTAGCAAGGGCACCCTCGCCCGGATGATCGAACTGAAGATTGCCATTCAAGGTCAATTCGTCACGAATCTGCGTGGAGACGGTTTGATTGTCAGCACGCCGACCGGATCGACTGCCTACTCGCTTTCAGCCGGCGGTCCGATCATCAACCCGGCGGTCCCGTCATTGATCCTGACGCCCGTCTGTCCTCACACGTTGACACATCGGCCGTTGATCGTGCCGGCCAGCGCAGAAATCGAAGTCGTCCTGACCAGTAAGGATGATGGGGCGATGGCGACTCTCGACGGCCAGGTCGGAGTCGCGTTGACGCAGGGCGACACAGTGGAGGTCCATGCGTCCGAGCACATGACCAGGCTGATCCGCTTCCCGGAGAGTAGTTATTATGAGGTGTTGCGGGAGAAGCTGAAATGGGGCGACGGATAA
- a CDS encoding ATP-dependent Clp protease ATP-binding subunit — MFERFTDKGRKIIILAREEAERHQNDYLGTEHLVLAILRETDGIALMILKKMGLSTEQIRLEIERNLPGGGTTMTFGEIPFSPRVKKVIEYGVEEARLLGHNHIGSEHLLLGLLREEEGIGGKILRSLGANLLTARQLTVTFLRKSAPRERDRKSNTPALDEFGRDLTQLAQEGQLDPVIGRADEIERVLQILSRRSKNNPVLIGESGVGKTAIVEGLAQRIIASEVPDNLLSRRVIALDLGSLVAGTKYRGQFEERLKVVMKEIVQAGNIIIFIDELHTLVGAGAAEGSIDASNMLKPALSRGEIQCIGATTLDEYRKHIEKDGALKRRFQPIHVQPPSTDETVRIIQGLRDRYEEHHGVEITEDAIVEAVKLADRYITDRFLPDKAIDLIDETGSRAKLQTYALPTELKALEQELKKISRDKELAISMQNFEEAVRHREEEERLRKLLDESKREWKKNQEKHKPTIGKEEVAYVVSKMTGIPLFKLEEEESNKLLRMEEFLHKRVIGQNEAISAVARAIRRSRAGLKEAKKPIGSFIFLGPTGVGKTELARTLAEFLFNSEDALIRIDMSEYQEKFTSSRLFGAPPGYVGYEEGGQLTEKVRRRPYSVVLFDEIEKAHPDVFNVLLQVLDDGVLTDSLGRKVDFKNTVVIMTSNIGTKMIQKGVSLGFQNDEHGGQALRRKEEVMGELKRSFSPEFLNRIDEIVIFHSLEKEHLIHILDILLHELNLRLIDKSVSIEVEDEVKQWLIKEGYEPLYGARPMRRIIQRAIGDPLSEELIKGRFKENRKIKVVLRDGAPAFIEQEAMAGV, encoded by the coding sequence ATGTTCGAACGGTTCACGGACAAGGGTCGCAAGATCATCATCCTGGCACGTGAAGAAGCCGAGCGCCATCAGAACGATTACCTGGGCACCGAGCACCTGGTGTTGGCCATCCTTCGCGAGACGGATGGGATTGCGCTGATGATCCTCAAAAAAATGGGCCTCTCCACCGAGCAGATTCGTCTCGAGATCGAGCGCAATCTTCCGGGCGGGGGCACGACGATGACCTTCGGGGAAATTCCATTCAGCCCGCGGGTCAAGAAAGTTATCGAGTACGGGGTTGAAGAAGCCCGACTGCTCGGGCATAACCACATCGGCAGCGAACATCTGCTGTTGGGTCTGCTGCGGGAAGAAGAAGGGATCGGCGGAAAGATTCTCCGGAGTCTTGGCGCCAACCTCCTGACCGCCCGACAACTCACGGTGACCTTCTTGCGTAAATCTGCGCCGCGCGAGCGGGATCGCAAGAGCAACACACCGGCACTCGACGAATTCGGACGTGACCTGACTCAGCTGGCCCAAGAAGGGCAGTTGGATCCCGTCATCGGTCGTGCAGACGAAATCGAGCGTGTCTTGCAGATTCTCAGCCGACGGTCGAAGAACAACCCGGTCCTCATCGGCGAATCCGGCGTGGGGAAAACCGCCATCGTCGAAGGCTTGGCCCAACGCATCATCGCGTCGGAGGTTCCGGACAACTTGCTGTCCCGTCGCGTCATCGCACTTGACCTGGGCTCGCTGGTGGCCGGCACGAAATATCGCGGCCAGTTTGAAGAGCGCTTGAAGGTTGTGATGAAAGAGATCGTGCAGGCGGGCAACATCATTATCTTCATCGACGAATTGCACACGCTGGTGGGAGCGGGAGCGGCAGAAGGATCCATCGATGCTTCCAACATGCTTAAGCCGGCCTTGTCCCGCGGCGAGATCCAATGCATCGGCGCCACAACTCTCGACGAATACCGCAAGCACATTGAGAAGGACGGGGCGCTCAAACGCCGCTTCCAACCCATTCACGTGCAACCGCCCAGCACGGATGAAACGGTACGGATCATCCAGGGATTGCGAGACCGGTACGAGGAACACCATGGCGTGGAAATTACGGAAGACGCCATCGTCGAGGCGGTCAAGTTGGCAGATCGTTACATCACCGACCGGTTCCTGCCGGACAAGGCGATCGATCTGATCGACGAAACCGGCTCGCGGGCAAAACTGCAAACGTACGCGCTGCCGACTGAGCTCAAAGCGCTGGAGCAGGAGCTGAAGAAAATTTCGCGCGATAAAGAGCTGGCGATCTCGATGCAAAACTTCGAGGAAGCCGTTCGCCATCGCGAAGAAGAAGAGCGCCTGCGAAAGCTCCTCGATGAATCCAAGCGGGAATGGAAGAAGAACCAAGAGAAGCACAAGCCGACCATCGGCAAGGAAGAAGTCGCGTACGTCGTGTCGAAGATGACCGGCATTCCGCTCTTCAAATTGGAAGAAGAAGAATCCAATAAGCTGCTCCGCATGGAAGAATTCCTCCACAAGCGGGTCATCGGCCAGAACGAGGCCATTTCGGCGGTGGCACGTGCCATCCGTCGCTCCAGAGCCGGCCTCAAGGAAGCGAAGAAGCCCATCGGGTCCTTTATTTTCCTTGGCCCGACCGGTGTCGGAAAAACGGAATTGGCGAGGACCCTCGCGGAGTTCCTCTTCAACAGTGAAGATGCGCTTATCCGAATTGATATGTCCGAGTATCAGGAAAAGTTCACGAGCTCGCGGCTCTTCGGAGCCCCTCCGGGTTACGTGGGCTACGAGGAGGGCGGGCAGCTCACCGAAAAGGTGCGGCGGCGTCCCTATTCGGTCGTGCTGTTCGATGAAATCGAGAAGGCACATCCGGACGTGTTCAACGTCCTGCTGCAGGTGCTCGACGACGGCGTCCTCACAGACAGCCTGGGCCGAAAAGTCGATTTCAAGAATACGGTCGTCATCATGACCTCGAACATCGGCACGAAGATGATCCAGAAGGGCGTGTCGCTCGGATTCCAGAATGATGAACATGGCGGACAAGCCTTGCGTCGAAAAGAAGAGGTGATGGGAGAACTCAAGCGTTCGTTCAGCCCGGAGTTCTTGAACCGGATCGACGAAATTGTGATCTTCCATTCCCTGGAGAAGGAGCACTTGATCCACATCCTGGATATCCTGCTGCACGAGCTGAATCTCCGCCTCATCGACAAGAGCGTCAGCATCGAGGTGGAGGACGAGGTGAAGCAGTGGCTCATCAAGGAAGGGTACGAACCGCTCTACGGTGCGCGCCCGATGCGCCGCATTATTCAGCGGGCGATCGGCGATCCCCTGTCCGAAGAACTCATCAAGGGTCGCTTCAAGGAAAATAGAAAGATCAAAGTCGTCCTGCGTGACGGCGCGCCGGCCTTCATCGAACAGGAAGCCATGGCGGGCGTCTAG
- the tsaD gene encoding tRNA (adenosine(37)-N6)-threonylcarbamoyltransferase complex transferase subunit TsaD — translation MKPRASTTILGIETSCDETAAAVLDGEGHVLANVISSQQTVHERFGGVVPELASRAHIQNVDHVTHQALDAAGLCWQDLGAIAVTQGPGLAGALLVGISYAKSLAYALGIPLVGVSHLEGHIASAWIDRPLFPRTCVVLIASGGHTHLFHAGEHGDFRLMGRTIDDAAGEAFDKGAQMLGLGYPGGPLIDQAARKGRPTAVRFPRSRVRTGRLDFSFSGLKTALLYHLQRMDQQAIAEQQADLAAGYQEAIVDVLVRQAFAAVRQAGVSALAVVGGVSANSRLRARLTERATEEGIELGLPALSYCTDNAAMIAAAGQRALLQGKLASFECEALPNYALPSGASGGTARHNS, via the coding sequence ATGAAACCTCGCGCATCCACCACGATTCTGGGAATTGAAACGTCCTGCGATGAGACTGCCGCAGCGGTGCTCGACGGTGAGGGACATGTCCTGGCCAACGTCATTTCTTCCCAGCAAACCGTCCATGAACGGTTCGGGGGCGTGGTGCCGGAATTGGCATCTCGTGCCCACATTCAAAATGTGGATCACGTCACACATCAGGCTCTGGACGCAGCAGGTCTCTGCTGGCAGGACCTCGGTGCCATCGCAGTCACACAGGGGCCAGGCCTGGCCGGCGCCCTGCTGGTCGGCATCAGTTATGCCAAGTCCTTAGCGTATGCCCTTGGCATTCCGCTGGTCGGCGTGAGTCACCTCGAGGGACACATCGCCTCAGCCTGGATCGACAGGCCGTTATTTCCCAGAACCTGCGTGGTGTTGATCGCCTCAGGTGGACACACGCACCTCTTTCATGCCGGCGAACATGGGGACTTCCGCCTCATGGGACGAACGATCGACGATGCGGCAGGGGAGGCATTCGACAAGGGCGCCCAGATGCTCGGGCTCGGATACCCGGGTGGCCCGCTCATCGACCAAGCGGCACGGAAAGGCCGTCCTACTGCGGTGAGATTCCCTCGATCACGCGTGCGAACCGGCCGACTGGATTTCAGTTTCAGCGGCCTGAAAACGGCGTTGCTCTACCACCTCCAGCGCATGGATCAGCAGGCCATTGCCGAACAGCAGGCCGACCTGGCCGCCGGGTACCAGGAAGCGATCGTGGACGTCTTGGTCCGTCAGGCATTCGCCGCCGTGCGACAGGCAGGCGTCTCAGCCCTTGCGGTCGTCGGAGGTGTCTCGGCCAATTCCCGGCTCCGAGCGAGATTGACGGAACGGGCAACCGAGGAGGGGATTGAATTGGGCCTCCCAGCCCTCTCATACTGCACCGACAATGCGGCCATGATTGCGGCGGCGGGACAACGAGCCCTGCTCCAGGGCAAGCTGGCGTCGTTCGAGTGCGAAGCGCTGCCGAATTATGCGCTGCCTTCAGGGGCGAGCGGCGGAACAGCCCGTCACAACTCGTAG
- the hflX gene encoding GTPase HflX yields the protein MRCLQGRAAEQPVTTRSVRVPRSLTIPTIHGQISGLKASHLAGLERLYRRRVPASAVLTAELARTTSQLAREMRRPIGLLITRRGIIEQVLVGAGCAPTFESLAKFRVGSHSLRGLRLIRVQLHDDPLSQDDVTHLALLRLDLIGVLGVDDKGEPSLIHLAHLLPPNQQGEVCRILKPVPFHDLELQLDSFLHTLESDLQRADSTHDVAGGSESAILVSAAPRSHAEQEEHLDELKELAESAGVRVLDRIAQRTHEGFERYLLGKGKLKEVVMRALQKGADLVIFDQDLAPAQARAISEVTDLKVIDRTQLILDIFARRAHTREGKVQVELAQLRYLLPRLSGHGTSLSRLGGGIGSRGPGETKLETDRRRIRDRIAHLEREIDDVARHQDQRRSRRVRQGLPILSIVGYTNAGKSTLLNSLTQSQIPAQDRLFETLDTTSRRLRFPHDREVIVTDTVGFIRDLPKDLVGAFRTTLDELRDADLLLHVVDASAPNVDQQIAAVEIVLQSLNLDTIPRVMVMNKCDRLSAHETDVLCERYHAIGISAPNRETLRSLIAHLETILPANPTLPGQEENPDQPPQDLALASHS from the coding sequence ATGCGCTGCCTTCAGGGGCGAGCGGCGGAACAGCCCGTCACAACTCGTAGCGTTCGAGTACCAAGGAGCCTCACCATCCCAACCATTCACGGTCAGATCAGCGGTCTAAAAGCCAGTCACCTCGCTGGTTTGGAGCGACTCTATCGACGCCGCGTGCCGGCCTCGGCCGTCCTCACGGCCGAACTGGCACGGACAACCAGTCAGCTCGCACGAGAGATGCGCCGCCCCATCGGTCTTCTGATCACCCGTCGAGGCATTATCGAGCAGGTGCTCGTCGGAGCTGGCTGTGCCCCTACATTCGAGTCTCTGGCAAAGTTCAGGGTCGGATCACATTCCCTCCGCGGTCTCCGGCTGATTCGTGTGCAACTCCACGATGACCCGCTGAGCCAGGATGATGTGACACACCTGGCGTTGTTACGGCTGGACCTGATCGGTGTCCTCGGCGTGGACGACAAAGGCGAGCCCAGCCTGATTCATCTCGCGCACCTCCTCCCGCCTAATCAACAGGGAGAAGTCTGCCGCATTCTGAAGCCCGTCCCGTTCCATGATCTGGAGCTTCAACTGGACAGCTTCCTGCACACCCTCGAAAGCGATCTGCAACGAGCGGACAGCACGCATGACGTCGCCGGAGGGAGCGAATCCGCCATTCTGGTCAGCGCGGCGCCTAGAAGTCACGCCGAGCAGGAAGAGCATTTGGACGAGCTGAAGGAACTGGCCGAATCCGCCGGGGTCCGGGTGCTGGATCGCATCGCCCAGCGCACCCACGAAGGGTTCGAGCGATACTTGCTCGGAAAAGGCAAACTGAAAGAGGTTGTGATGCGCGCGCTCCAGAAGGGAGCCGACCTCGTGATCTTCGACCAGGATCTTGCCCCGGCGCAAGCCCGCGCCATTTCCGAGGTGACAGATCTCAAAGTAATCGATCGCACGCAACTCATTTTGGATATTTTTGCTCGGCGCGCCCATACCCGTGAAGGAAAAGTTCAAGTGGAGCTGGCTCAGCTTCGGTATCTTCTGCCGCGACTGTCCGGGCATGGCACCTCGTTGTCGCGCCTCGGAGGGGGAATCGGTTCACGCGGCCCCGGTGAAACCAAGCTGGAAACCGATCGCCGCCGCATCCGCGATCGCATCGCGCACCTGGAGCGGGAAATCGATGACGTGGCCCGCCATCAAGATCAGCGCCGATCCCGCCGTGTGCGCCAGGGGCTTCCGATCCTTTCCATCGTCGGCTACACCAATGCAGGCAAATCGACGCTGCTCAACTCCTTGACACAGAGTCAGATCCCGGCCCAGGATCGTCTCTTTGAAACCCTCGACACGACGAGCCGCCGCCTTCGTTTTCCTCACGACCGCGAAGTCATCGTGACTGATACGGTGGGGTTCATCCGGGATCTCCCCAAAGATCTTGTGGGAGCCTTCCGCACCACGCTGGACGAGTTGCGGGATGCCGACCTACTCCTGCATGTGGTCGATGCCTCGGCCCCCAACGTCGATCAACAGATCGCCGCCGTCGAAATCGTCTTACAATCGCTCAACTTGGACACGATTCCCCGCGTGATGGTCATGAACAAGTGTGACCGCCTCTCGGCACACGAAACCGACGTCCTCTGCGAGCGGTATCACGCAATCGGAATCTCGGCACCGAACCGTGAGACGTTGCGCTCATTGATCGCGCACCTCGAAACCATCTTGCCCGCCAACCCGACACTTCCGGGACAGGAGGAAAACCCCGACCAGCCGCCCCAGGATCTAGCGCTTGCATCTCACTCCTGA